A portion of the Acidihalobacter yilgarnensis genome contains these proteins:
- a CDS encoding glycoside hydrolase 100 family protein — protein sequence MPIETEAMREAHRLLTESLIYFDGDPVGTRAALSTWTAAENYADCFIRDFVPSALVFLFEGRYDVVRNFLRVALRIRDLQEEMEGHRGLPRVMPASFRVERLADGHESLHADFGDRAIGRVAPVDSMMWWVLLLQAYVHVTGDTELAADRAFQRGLQSILGVLLNDRFEVFPTLLVPDGSFMIDRRMGVYGHPLEIQALFFGSLNALSELLIPNEATTPMLEHAVKRRVQLTEYVRQFYWFDLARLNEIHRYETEAFGQDAANPLNIYPESIPDWVVDWLPDQGGYLLGNLGPGRMDFRFFAFGNLLSVIFGLATPAQSEAIMNLYEAQWSDLVGRMPVKLIYPAMAGLEWQLLTGSDPKNTPWSYHNGGNWPALLWTFAGAAMRTGRGDLARRALEIAEPRLLVDDWPEYYDGRHGRLVGRRANTRQTWSAAALLVAHGLIREPDRLAFWAAPAGV from the coding sequence ATGCCGATCGAAACCGAGGCCATGCGGGAGGCGCATCGGCTGCTGACCGAGTCGTTGATTTATTTCGATGGCGACCCCGTGGGTACGCGTGCGGCATTGAGTACCTGGACCGCGGCGGAAAATTACGCCGACTGCTTCATCCGCGACTTCGTGCCCTCGGCCCTGGTGTTCCTGTTCGAGGGGCGGTATGACGTGGTGCGCAATTTTCTGCGCGTGGCCTTGCGCATCCGCGATCTGCAGGAGGAAATGGAGGGACATCGCGGGCTGCCGCGCGTGATGCCGGCGAGTTTCCGTGTGGAGCGCCTGGCCGACGGGCATGAGTCATTGCATGCTGATTTCGGTGATCGAGCCATTGGCCGCGTGGCGCCGGTGGATTCGATGATGTGGTGGGTGCTGTTGTTGCAGGCCTATGTACACGTGACCGGCGACACCGAGCTGGCAGCGGACCGCGCGTTTCAGCGTGGATTACAGTCGATTCTGGGGGTGCTGCTCAACGACCGCTTCGAGGTGTTTCCCACCCTGCTGGTGCCTGATGGTTCGTTCATGATTGATCGGCGCATGGGCGTGTACGGCCATCCTCTGGAGATACAGGCACTTTTTTTCGGCAGCCTCAATGCGCTGTCCGAGCTGCTGATACCGAACGAAGCGACGACTCCGATGCTGGAGCATGCCGTGAAACGTCGCGTCCAGTTGACCGAGTATGTGCGCCAATTTTATTGGTTCGATCTGGCCCGCCTCAATGAAATCCATCGCTACGAGACCGAGGCCTTTGGCCAGGATGCGGCCAATCCGCTCAACATCTATCCGGAGAGCATCCCGGATTGGGTGGTGGACTGGTTGCCGGATCAGGGCGGGTATCTGCTCGGCAACCTAGGACCTGGGCGTATGGATTTCCGCTTTTTCGCCTTTGGCAATCTGCTATCGGTGATCTTCGGTCTGGCGACGCCTGCTCAGTCCGAGGCGATCATGAATCTTTACGAGGCCCAGTGGTCGGATTTGGTGGGCCGCATGCCGGTGAAGCTGATCTATCCCGCCATGGCGGGTTTGGAGTGGCAGCTCCTGACGGGTTCGGACCCCAAAAATACGCCTTGGTCCTATCATAACGGCGGCAATTGGCCGGCGTTGCTATGGACCTTCGCGGGTGCGGCCATGCGCACCGGCCGCGGCGATCTGGCGCGTCGCGCTCTGGAGATCGCTGAGCCGCGGCTCTTGGTGGACGACTGGCCGGAATACTACGATGGCCGCCACGGCCGTCTGGTCGGACGCCGCGCGAACACACGGCAAACCTGGAGTGCGGCGGCGTTGCTGGTCGCGCACGGACTGATACGCGAGCCGGATCGTTTGGCTTTCTGGGCGGCGCCGGCAGGGGTGTGA
- a CDS encoding SAM-dependent methyltransferase — MSGRSQELGGSTRPAATTLHKHPLVLSPASLLRRLLAGCIRGARLSVRLPDGETLHFGEGDLRAELVIHRRSALRRILQDPEYELGETYMDGGWDPGQGGLRNLLRVLMSSFTEAPPHGLGRVILPLVKLVQEGNRIGRARRNVAHHYDLDESLFRTFLDEGMFYSCAYFEREDMSLEAAQQAKCRHIMRKLQPKPGERILDIGSGWGGLAIYLAEHADVEVDGLTLSKEQLRVAEAEAARRGVSDRVHFHLRDYREHTGQYDRIVSVGMFEHVGEPNYSAFFGQVESLLAPHGVALLHTIGANNEAGATNAWIREHIFPGGFIPGLSQISREVERTGLMQTDVEILRLHYAWTLAEWYRRFQAHRVEIAERMGERFCRMWEFYLAVSEGSFLWRDLVVFHIQLSRAHGAVPTTRDYLYADRER, encoded by the coding sequence ATGTCCGGACGATCTCAAGAGCTTGGCGGGTCAACGCGGCCCGCCGCGACCACGCTTCACAAACACCCGCTTGTCCTGTCTCCAGCCAGCTTGCTGCGGCGATTACTGGCGGGGTGTATCCGTGGCGCACGTCTATCCGTGCGCCTGCCGGATGGAGAAACCCTGCATTTCGGGGAAGGTGATCTCCGTGCCGAATTGGTGATCCATCGCCGCTCGGCGTTGCGCCGTATCTTGCAGGATCCAGAATACGAGCTTGGCGAAACCTACATGGACGGTGGCTGGGACCCCGGCCAGGGCGGTCTGCGCAATCTGCTGCGGGTACTGATGAGCAGCTTCACCGAGGCGCCGCCACACGGGCTCGGACGGGTAATCCTACCACTGGTGAAGCTGGTGCAGGAGGGCAACCGGATCGGGCGGGCACGCCGCAACGTGGCGCATCATTACGATCTCGACGAATCTTTGTTCCGCACTTTTTTGGACGAAGGCATGTTCTATTCCTGTGCATACTTCGAGCGGGAAGACATGAGTCTGGAGGCCGCGCAGCAGGCCAAGTGTCGGCACATCATGCGTAAATTGCAGCCGAAACCTGGCGAACGCATCCTCGATATCGGCTCGGGCTGGGGCGGGCTGGCGATCTACCTGGCGGAACATGCCGACGTGGAGGTCGATGGGCTGACGCTCTCCAAGGAGCAGCTACGAGTGGCCGAGGCCGAGGCCGCGCGCCGTGGGGTGTCGGACCGCGTGCATTTCCACTTGCGCGATTACCGCGAACACACCGGGCAGTACGATCGTATCGTCAGCGTCGGTATGTTCGAGCATGTGGGCGAGCCGAACTACTCGGCCTTTTTCGGTCAAGTCGAGTCGCTGCTGGCGCCGCACGGCGTGGCCTTGCTGCACACCATCGGCGCGAACAATGAGGCCGGTGCGACCAATGCCTGGATCCGCGAGCACATTTTTCCCGGTGGCTTCATCCCGGGGCTGTCCCAGATCAGCCGCGAGGTCGAACGTACTGGGCTGATGCAGACCGATGTCGAAATTCTGCGCCTGCATTACGCCTGGACGTTGGCCGAATGGTATCGGCGTTTCCAGGCCCATCGCGTTGAAATCGCTGAGCGCATGGGTGAGCGTTTCTGTCGGATGTGGGAGTTTTATCTCGCGGTCAGTGAGGGATCTTTCCTGTGGCGCGATCTCGTGGTGTTCCACATCCAGCTTAGTCGCGCCCATGGCGCGGTCCCGACGACGCGCGATTACCTCTACGCCGATAGGGAACGCTAG
- a CDS encoding GlcG/HbpS family heme-binding protein, whose protein sequence is MPGIAAPLRYLPSLTLGACLLAAPASHAEAPLMVKLPRLTLDTAQHIAKTALLSCRAKGVSVAVTLLDRGGNVQVVLRDTLASDLTLAISRDKAYTALSFNQPTAALSARAETPLGRMPRMAMFAGGLPIHAGGTLVGAIGVSGAPSGETDQACAKAGIDSLQTDLDMAGG, encoded by the coding sequence ATGCCCGGAATCGCCGCCCCACTTCGCTACCTGCCCTCACTCACGCTGGGCGCATGTCTGCTCGCTGCCCCGGCAAGCCACGCAGAGGCCCCATTGATGGTCAAACTGCCCCGTTTGACACTGGATACGGCACAGCACATCGCCAAGACCGCCTTGCTTTCCTGTCGCGCCAAGGGCGTGTCGGTTGCGGTCACCCTGCTTGACCGCGGTGGCAATGTGCAGGTCGTGCTACGCGATACTCTGGCCTCGGACCTCACGCTCGCAATCAGTCGCGACAAGGCCTATACCGCGTTATCCTTCAACCAGCCCACGGCTGCGCTGAGCGCGCGAGCGGAAACTCCGCTTGGCCGCATGCCCCGGATGGCGATGTTCGCGGGTGGCCTGCCCATTCATGCAGGTGGTACCCTCGTCGGCGCAATCGGGGTTAGCGGTGCGCCATCCGGGGAAACCGACCAAGCTTGCGCGAAGGCCGGGATAGACAGCCTGCAGACCGACCTCGACATGGCCGGCGGCTAA
- a CDS encoding DUF1841 family protein translates to MFGNDRGQIRRYYIETWQRHCRGEPLDALGLQIADVIAVHPEYHALFSPDTDVLERDYGPDDGMGNPFLHLGMHLAIREQVATDRPQGLAEVHRRLCLRLNDIHEAEHGLMECLGTALWEAQRSGRAPDETAYLECAQRLARST, encoded by the coding sequence ATGTTCGGAAATGATCGCGGCCAGATTCGCCGCTACTACATCGAGACTTGGCAGCGCCATTGCCGTGGGGAACCGCTCGATGCCCTCGGCCTCCAGATCGCCGACGTCATCGCGGTGCACCCCGAATACCACGCACTGTTTTCGCCCGATACCGATGTCCTTGAACGCGACTATGGCCCGGATGACGGCATGGGCAACCCCTTCCTGCATCTCGGCATGCATCTCGCCATACGCGAACAGGTCGCCACCGACCGACCACAGGGACTGGCAGAGGTCCACCGAAGGCTGTGTCTGCGTCTGAACGATATTCACGAGGCCGAACACGGATTGATGGAATGCCTGGGGACCGCGCTCTGGGAGGCACAGCGCTCGGGACGCGCACCCGACGAGACGGCATACCTGGAATGCGCTCAGCGACTGGCCAGAAGCACTTAG
- the dsrE2 gene encoding sulfur carrier protein DsrE2, producing the protein MSEKKLAIIATKGTLDWGYPPFILASTASALGYSTEVFFTFYGLQLLKKKLDLKVSPLGNPGMPMPLGMDKWFPILGTALPGMEGMMTMMMKNKMKAKGVASLEELRELCQEAEVRMVACQMTVDLFDMNPSDFVDGIEFGGAATFFEFAGESDICLFI; encoded by the coding sequence ATGTCTGAGAAAAAACTCGCCATCATAGCGACCAAGGGCACTCTGGATTGGGGGTATCCTCCCTTTATTCTGGCGTCCACGGCGTCGGCGCTCGGCTATAGCACCGAGGTGTTTTTCACCTTCTATGGCCTGCAGCTGCTCAAGAAAAAACTCGATCTGAAGGTCAGCCCGCTGGGCAATCCCGGCATGCCCATGCCCCTGGGTATGGACAAGTGGTTCCCCATTCTCGGTACTGCGCTGCCGGGCATGGAAGGCATGATGACCATGATGATGAAGAACAAGATGAAGGCCAAGGGTGTGGCCAGTCTTGAGGAGCTGCGCGAGCTTTGCCAAGAGGCCGAGGTTCGCATGGTCGCTTGCCAGATGACGGTGGACCTGTTTGACATGAACCCGTCCGACTTCGTCGACGGCATCGAATTCGGCGGCGCCGCGACCTTCTTTGAGTTCGCCGGCGAAAGCGACATTTGCCTGTTCATCTGA
- a CDS encoding DUF6580 family putative transport protein, which produces MTPRLLTLSLLIFAVAALRLLPHWPNFTPVAALALFAGAHLDDRRLAFLVPFAALLISDWVIGFYSGMAFVYAGFAVSVLIGFALRRRRTVSRVAAGTLAGALAFFLLSNFGSWWVMGLYPKTGEGLMAAYVAGIPFLRNAMAGDALYVVLLFGGFWLAERRFVWLRVKAGEGAGTRVLGQS; this is translated from the coding sequence ATGACGCCACGCCTGCTGACGCTGAGTCTGCTGATTTTTGCAGTGGCCGCGCTGCGATTGCTACCCCACTGGCCCAATTTCACCCCCGTCGCCGCGCTGGCACTGTTCGCCGGCGCCCATCTTGATGACCGTCGGCTGGCCTTCTTGGTGCCGTTCGCCGCCCTCCTGATCAGCGATTGGGTGATCGGTTTCTATTCAGGAATGGCCTTCGTGTACGCCGGTTTTGCGGTTAGCGTACTGATTGGCTTCGCTTTGCGTCGTCGCCGTACGGTGAGCCGGGTGGCAGCCGGTACTTTGGCAGGGGCGCTGGCCTTCTTCCTGCTCAGCAATTTCGGTTCGTGGTGGGTGATGGGCCTGTATCCGAAGACCGGCGAAGGGCTGATGGCGGCCTATGTGGCGGGCATTCCCTTCCTGCGTAACGCGATGGCGGGTGATGCCCTGTATGTCGTATTGCTGTTCGGCGGTTTCTGGCTGGCCGAGCGACGCTTCGTCTGGTTGCGTGTCAAAGCGGGTGAGGGGGCCGGGACGCGCGTCCTGGGGCAGTCTTGA
- a CDS encoding ROK family protein gives MWRLGVDLGGTKIEVAVLDEVGHEHLRRRVPTPQGDYTATIETVGALVEAAEATLGMRCRVGVGSPGAISLATGLIKNANSTCLNGRPLLRDLAQRLGREVRLANDANCLALSEATDGAATGAGVVFAVILGTGTGGGIVVDGRVLTGGNAIAGEWGHNPLPWPCDEERPGPACYCGRHGCLETFLSGPGLVRDHAERGGRAQTGEAVVTRAIAGDPLAVATLDRHADRLARGLAHVINLLDPDVIVLGGGVSNIPDLCATVSSRWGAYVFSDRVDTVLTIAHHGDSSGVRGAAQLWND, from the coding sequence ATGTGGCGCCTGGGGGTCGACCTGGGTGGCACCAAGATTGAAGTGGCCGTGCTCGACGAGGTCGGTCACGAGCACCTGCGCCGTCGCGTGCCGACCCCGCAGGGCGACTATACCGCCACCATCGAGACCGTTGGTGCGCTGGTCGAGGCCGCCGAAGCGACGCTCGGGATGCGTTGCCGGGTGGGCGTCGGCTCCCCGGGGGCGATCTCACTGGCCACCGGCCTGATCAAGAACGCCAATTCCACCTGTCTCAATGGCCGGCCCTTGTTGCGCGATCTGGCACAGCGCCTCGGTCGTGAGGTACGCCTGGCCAACGATGCCAATTGCCTCGCCCTATCGGAAGCGACGGACGGTGCCGCGACCGGCGCGGGCGTGGTATTCGCGGTGATCCTGGGGACCGGTACGGGTGGCGGTATCGTGGTCGACGGGCGCGTGTTGACGGGCGGCAATGCCATTGCCGGCGAATGGGGACACAACCCGCTGCCCTGGCCATGTGATGAGGAACGTCCAGGTCCGGCCTGTTATTGCGGGCGGCACGGCTGCCTGGAAACCTTCCTCTCAGGGCCGGGGCTGGTTCGGGACCATGCTGAGCGTGGTGGTAGGGCGCAGACGGGAGAGGCCGTGGTTACGCGCGCCATTGCGGGTGACCCATTGGCGGTGGCTACGCTGGATCGCCATGCCGACCGTCTTGCTCGTGGATTGGCCCATGTGATCAATTTGCTCGACCCGGATGTGATCGTGCTTGGTGGTGGTGTATCGAATATCCCCGACCTGTGCGCGACGGTGTCGTCGCGTTGGGGGGCGTACGTGTTTTCCGATCGGGTCGATACCGTCCTGACGATCGCCCATCATGGCGATTCCAGCGGTGTCAGGGGTGCGGCGCAGCTCTGGAACGACTAG